A genomic segment from Nitratiruptor sp. YY08-10 encodes:
- a CDS encoding lipopolysaccharide assembly protein LapB has translation MKCRKCILLLLPLLLFAQSFDQIKIKNLYYQSYNYEKTGNYKDAIRVLIPLYKKFPKGYTINLRLGWLFSLNKEYSNAIKHYEQASLILPSALEPKLGLMRTYLSIGNYKKCLEMGEGIVRIDYYNYYANYYEAVALRYLKDFKTALSITHKMLRLYPTDTRFLTELAFIDVALGKKSDAKKIFEDILILDPNNITAKEFLE, from the coding sequence TTGAAGTGTAGAAAATGTATACTCTTACTTTTGCCGTTATTACTTTTTGCCCAAAGTTTTGATCAAATTAAAATTAAAAACCTCTATTATCAATCATACAATTATGAAAAAACGGGCAATTATAAAGATGCAATTCGTGTCCTTATCCCTTTATATAAAAAATTTCCCAAAGGATATACTATCAATCTTAGGCTTGGATGGCTCTTTTCCCTCAATAAAGAGTACTCCAATGCTATAAAACATTATGAACAAGCTTCTTTGATACTCCCTTCTGCACTAGAACCAAAACTCGGATTGATGCGTACCTATCTTTCTATAGGAAATTATAAAAAGTGTCTGGAAATGGGTGAAGGAATTGTACGAATAGATTATTACAACTATTATGCAAACTATTATGAAGCAGTAGCATTACGATATCTGAAAGATTTCAAAACGGCACTATCAATTACCCACAAAATGTTACGTCTATATCCAACAGATACAAGGTTTTTAACAGAATTAGCATTTATAGATGTCGCTTTAGGAAAAAAGAGTGATGCAAAAAAGATTTTTGAAGATATATTGATTTTAGATCCAAACAATATCACGGCAAAAGAGTTTTTAGAATGA
- a CDS encoding urea transporter, translated as MKQIIRLFPKSYISILFLREVKAGAILMLLSFLLPSVGFLGLVAIIATILFAELTGLREHYLKYGFYLYNSLLVGMGIGFYYEISILSIFLTSLLAILTFLLSFGLNRIFIHYALPILSLPFALVSLLFYLASLKYTTLLSNVLHRSPLFDIQLPFAPFFQSLGTIFFLPYTIAGAIIAFIILYYSRILFFLAVSGYLFGIAVHSLFVPISSAIHSLYNFNYILIAMAVGGIFLVPHIRSYLIAFTAVAASVVMIDAMEVFFNLYSLPVYTLPFNIITLLIILLTFGGGYIYFNHDIKGTPERSLEHFLSTLYRFGGKSRKIYLPFSGTWSVYQAFDDEWTHKGKWKYAYDFVIKKNGKTYRNDGHFLEDYYAYGASVLSPVNGYVVDIQNDLPDNPIGTVDRLNNWGNYIIIRSLEGFYVEISHLMQHSIQVQIGAYVEAGEVIAKCGNSGYSPEPHIHIQVQEYQTIGSGTVPFVFHEYIVNSKLVFYSLPRKGEEILALPTDISMKQRLTFILDEQYRYTVEKNGEKIDSFTITVKMNDKGEFYFEDEQLNRLYFYQTQRLFYFYNYEGKKSYLQLFFLLAPKIPLIRDDICYNDTLPLYLRYSPMKKMFIEFLIPFSYKLFFNKVEYCHKQLHIHSTFGMVQFSYYEKGFALLQSRSITIKKESIEV; from the coding sequence ATGAAACAGATTATTCGTCTTTTCCCAAAATCCTATATATCGATTCTGTTCTTACGGGAAGTAAAAGCAGGAGCTATTTTAATGCTCCTCTCTTTTTTACTTCCAAGTGTCGGTTTTTTGGGCTTGGTCGCTATCATTGCTACTATCTTGTTTGCGGAACTAACTGGATTGAGAGAACACTATCTCAAATATGGTTTTTATCTCTATAACTCTTTACTCGTCGGTATGGGGATAGGATTTTATTATGAAATATCTATACTATCAATATTTCTTACTTCTTTGCTAGCAATTTTGACATTCTTGCTATCCTTTGGCCTCAATCGTATATTCATCCATTACGCTTTACCGATCCTATCCTTACCGTTTGCCCTTGTAAGTCTTCTTTTCTATTTGGCTTCACTCAAATATACAACTTTGCTATCCAATGTGTTGCATCGCTCACCACTTTTCGATATCCAACTCCCATTTGCTCCTTTTTTTCAATCACTAGGCACGATTTTCTTTTTGCCATATACCATCGCTGGTGCTATCATCGCCTTCATCATACTTTACTATTCACGAATTCTATTCTTTTTAGCTGTTAGTGGATACCTTTTCGGTATAGCAGTCCACTCTCTTTTTGTTCCCATCTCAAGCGCTATACACTCTTTATACAATTTTAACTATATCCTTATAGCAATGGCCGTTGGAGGCATCTTTTTGGTTCCCCATATCAGAAGTTATCTTATAGCTTTTACAGCTGTCGCTGCATCAGTGGTTATGATTGATGCTATGGAAGTCTTTTTCAATCTCTACTCTTTACCTGTATATACACTCCCTTTTAATATTATCACTCTACTGATCATTCTTCTCACCTTTGGTGGTGGATATATCTATTTCAATCATGATATTAAGGGAACACCTGAACGATCACTGGAGCATTTTCTTTCTACACTGTACCGATTTGGAGGCAAGTCAAGAAAAATCTATCTTCCTTTTTCTGGAACATGGAGCGTATACCAAGCTTTCGATGATGAGTGGACCCATAAAGGAAAATGGAAATATGCATACGATTTTGTCATCAAAAAAAATGGAAAGACTTATCGAAATGATGGACATTTTCTAGAAGATTACTACGCTTATGGAGCATCCGTTCTTTCACCAGTAAATGGATATGTGGTCGATATACAAAATGATTTGCCAGATAATCCTATCGGCACTGTAGACAGACTAAACAATTGGGGAAACTATATTATTATTCGAAGTCTTGAAGGTTTTTATGTAGAAATATCCCATCTTATGCAACACTCCATTCAGGTACAAATAGGTGCATATGTAGAAGCAGGTGAAGTGATAGCAAAATGCGGTAATAGCGGCTATTCTCCTGAACCTCATATCCATATACAAGTTCAAGAATACCAAACTATAGGAAGTGGAACTGTTCCTTTTGTATTTCATGAGTATATCGTCAATAGCAAACTCGTCTTTTATAGTCTCCCGCGTAAAGGTGAAGAGATTCTTGCATTGCCAACTGATATAAGTATGAAACAACGTTTAACATTTATTCTAGATGAACAATATCGCTATACAGTGGAAAAAAATGGAGAAAAAATTGATTCATTTACAATTACTGTCAAAATGAATGATAAAGGGGAGTTTTATTTTGAAGATGAACAGTTGAACCGACTCTACTTCTATCAGACCCAAAGACTCTTTTATTTTTATAATTATGAAGGAAAAAAAAGTTATCTCCAGCTTTTTTTTCTGCTTGCTCCCAAAATTCCTCTCATAAGAGATGACATATGCTATAACGATACTTTGCCACTCTATTTACGATATTCTCCTATGAAAAAAATGTTTATAGAGTTTTTAATCCCTTTCTCTTATAAACTTTTTTTTAATAAAGTTGAATACTGCCACAAGCAACTCCACATTCATTCCACATTTGGTATGGTACAGTTTTCGTACTATGAAAAGGGATTTGCACTTCTGCAAAGCAGATCTATAACTATCAAAAAGGAATCAATTGAAGTGTAG
- a CDS encoding alanine racemase: MYQKPTIIKIDYTNTQKSGAFGNPLKTQKVRSEIDGVLIEELIERYGSPLFVFSQNSIEEKYQEFKQAFTSRYPEVEFWWSYKTNYLDAICQIYHNLGSKAEVVSAFEYDKARRLGIPGKDIIFNGPYKPKEALKKAVQEGAKIHIDHWYEINDLEAIADELGIEIPVAIRCNMNTGIYPQWSRFGFNIDNGEAYDAIERIYEGKKLYITGLHAHIGTFMLSAHAYAEETKKLIELKNRISTDFGYEVEYIDIGGGFASKNRLKGIYQPPEVVVPTPDEYAEAVTGAIFEYNEGNLPKLFLETGRALIDEAGYLLTSVFAAKRLPDGKKSYIVDAGVNLLYTAFWYNFDIVLDKRYEGLNEPSQINGPLCMNIDTIAENIMLPPLPRGSILSIWPVGAYNITQSMQFIQYRPRVVLIDKEGSTHLIREADDLEYVREKEIPLK, from the coding sequence ATGTATCAAAAACCGACCATAATCAAAATCGACTATACAAATACACAAAAATCGGGCGCTTTTGGAAATCCACTAAAAACACAAAAAGTGCGTAGCGAAATCGATGGTGTTTTGATAGAAGAGTTAATTGAACGATATGGCTCTCCTCTTTTTGTTTTTTCTCAAAACAGTATAGAAGAGAAATATCAAGAGTTCAAACAAGCCTTTACATCCAGATACCCGGAAGTGGAGTTTTGGTGGAGCTATAAAACCAATTATCTCGATGCTATTTGCCAGATTTATCATAATCTTGGATCAAAAGCAGAAGTTGTCAGTGCTTTTGAATACGATAAAGCAAGAAGATTGGGTATACCGGGTAAAGATATCATATTCAATGGTCCATATAAGCCAAAAGAGGCGCTGAAAAAGGCGGTACAGGAAGGAGCCAAAATTCATATCGATCACTGGTATGAGATAAACGATCTAGAAGCAATTGCTGATGAACTAGGCATTGAGATTCCCGTTGCAATTCGCTGTAATATGAATACAGGTATCTATCCACAATGGAGCCGGTTTGGTTTCAATATAGACAATGGGGAAGCATATGATGCAATAGAGCGTATATATGAAGGGAAAAAACTCTACATTACAGGGCTACATGCTCATATCGGTACATTTATGCTTTCTGCACATGCATATGCGGAAGAGACGAAAAAACTAATAGAGTTAAAAAATAGAATTTCTACAGATTTTGGATATGAAGTAGAATATATAGACATTGGCGGAGGATTCGCAAGCAAAAATAGGCTCAAAGGCATCTATCAACCACCTGAAGTTGTCGTTCCAACACCTGATGAATATGCAGAAGCTGTAACTGGAGCGATTTTTGAATATAACGAAGGTAATCTTCCGAAACTCTTTTTAGAAACAGGGAGAGCCTTGATAGATGAAGCTGGCTATCTTTTAACATCCGTTTTTGCTGCCAAAAGGTTACCTGATGGGAAAAAATCGTATATTGTCGATGCCGGTGTCAATCTCTTGTACACTGCATTTTGGTACAATTTCGACATCGTTTTGGATAAACGCTATGAAGGTTTAAATGAACCATCACAAATCAATGGACCTTTATGTATGAATATCGACACAATTGCTGAAAATATCATGCTTCCTCCATTGCCTCGTGGCTCTATTCTCTCTATTTGGCCCGTAGGTGCATACAATATCACCCAATCAATGCAATTTATACAATACCGTCCACGAGTTGTCTTGATCGATAAAGAGGGCTCAACACATCTCATCAGGGAAGCAGATGATTTAGAATATGTTCGAGAAAAAGAGATTCCTCTCAAGTAA
- a CDS encoding ATP-grasp domain-containing protein: MKIAISGLNNSDNPAPGIGVAKSLLQYPLIGLSYDPTEPGIYQDIFEHVYLMPYPSLGFEALKERLEYIKEKSEIDILLPTLDAELPQIIKYQNVLQNLGISTCVPTTEQFELREKKNLQKLCQQIDIKHPFTIEIASLDDLINATKTIGFPIFIKGNYYKAYRANSLDEAIEYFYKISNEWGFPLLVQSIVNGEEINYVGVAKYGQLLGGVGIKKLTTTDLGKVWSAVSINNKTLLESVQKFVQETNWHGPFEFEAIYSTNEIYLIEINPRFPAWTYFATQLGINLPQMVIDIISNHPIEPKLTYPEQKMYMRYVEEKVCDFSLFSKLIQNSEL, from the coding sequence ATGAAGATAGCCATCAGTGGTTTGAATAATTCCGACAATCCAGCACCAGGAATTGGAGTTGCCAAGAGTCTTTTACAATATCCTCTCATAGGACTAAGCTATGATCCTACAGAACCGGGTATCTACCAAGATATCTTTGAACATGTCTACTTGATGCCCTATCCTTCGCTAGGTTTTGAAGCACTGAAAGAGAGACTTGAATATATCAAAGAAAAAAGTGAGATCGATATACTCCTTCCCACTCTCGATGCGGAACTTCCACAAATTATCAAATATCAAAATGTTTTACAAAACTTGGGTATTTCTACATGCGTTCCAACCACTGAACAGTTTGAATTGAGAGAAAAGAAAAACCTTCAAAAATTGTGTCAACAAATCGATATCAAACATCCTTTCACGATCGAAATCGCCTCTTTGGATGATCTGATCAATGCAACAAAAACTATCGGCTTTCCTATCTTTATTAAAGGAAACTACTACAAAGCCTACAGAGCTAACAGCTTGGATGAGGCGATCGAATACTTTTATAAAATATCAAATGAATGGGGTTTTCCTCTGCTTGTACAAAGCATCGTCAATGGTGAAGAGATCAATTACGTAGGCGTTGCCAAATATGGTCAACTCCTAGGGGGCGTAGGCATTAAAAAATTGACTACGACGGATCTTGGAAAAGTATGGAGTGCAGTAAGCATCAACAATAAAACACTTCTTGAGAGTGTACAAAAATTTGTTCAAGAGACAAACTGGCACGGTCCGTTTGAGTTCGAGGCTATTTATAGTACAAACGAGATCTATCTGATAGAGATCAATCCCCGTTTCCCAGCATGGACCTATTTCGCAACCCAGCTTGGCATCAATTTGCCTCAGATGGTTATCGATATTATTTCCAACCATCCAATAGAGCCAAAACTCACCTATCCCGAACAAAAAATGTATATGCGGTATGTAGAAGAGAAAGTGTGCGACTTCTCTCTTTTTAGCAAACTCATTCAAAACAGCGAACTGTAA
- a CDS encoding PqqD family protein yields MLIDEIVFNDKEMGFIPSIGVSFQINETGKKIIEKFKEGKSKKAIAQELSQEYDVPWQEIYIDVEDFLQKTKIYGLIQ; encoded by the coding sequence ATGTTGATCGATGAGATCGTTTTTAACGACAAAGAAATGGGGTTTATTCCAAGTATCGGTGTATCGTTTCAAATTAATGAAACCGGAAAAAAAATTATTGAAAAATTCAAAGAGGGAAAAAGTAAAAAAGCTATAGCGCAAGAACTTTCTCAAGAATATGATGTACCTTGGCAGGAAATTTATATCGATGTGGAAGACTTTTTGCAAAAAACAAAAATTTATGGATTAATCCAATGA
- a CDS encoding outer membrane beta-barrel protein gives MSYLQKIVPLSLVAAMSLPAFSSELEELKAQMKKMQERILELEMKQQKQEERSQTMLEELGTIQSEGWFQTVDISKSHSGLGSAASKVYYTQNPLSIGGYGELYWADSSGKKAITDVYRFVPYIGYKFNDWIVLNSELEFEHGGEEVAIEFLYLDFLLSENLNVRVGNQLVPVGLVNQKHEPTLFPTVLRPETETYIIPSTWSETGVIAYGKIGKSDFDYHIGIINALNANNADAAASGKKWIRNGRWGSANKATMQKLALTGRLDYSGVEGLTVGGSFYYGSGSNAKTNVPDTSLFIYDLHAMYQKDAFMFRGLFTQAFLDNAKNIAPSAPKKAQGYYLNAEYDVLSLVGSSFRLPVFIQYENYNPVKETANGQNEMNDIENWTFGFNFYPHEQVVLKADYQIKDNNDGSDKVDTVSLGLGFIF, from the coding sequence ATGTCATATTTACAAAAAATTGTTCCTTTATCATTGGTAGCTGCCATGAGTCTACCTGCATTTTCTTCAGAACTGGAGGAGCTCAAAGCTCAAATGAAAAAGATGCAAGAGCGAATTTTGGAACTTGAGATGAAACAGCAAAAGCAGGAAGAACGTTCCCAAACGATGCTCGAAGAGCTTGGAACGATTCAAAGTGAAGGGTGGTTTCAGACGGTAGATATATCAAAAAGTCACAGTGGACTTGGTTCTGCTGCATCAAAAGTCTACTATACGCAAAATCCTCTGTCAATTGGTGGGTATGGAGAGTTGTACTGGGCCGACAGTAGTGGGAAAAAGGCAATTACAGATGTGTATCGTTTTGTTCCCTATATCGGTTATAAATTTAATGATTGGATCGTTTTGAACAGTGAGCTTGAGTTTGAGCATGGTGGCGAGGAAGTTGCAATAGAGTTTTTGTATCTTGATTTTTTATTGAGTGAAAATCTTAATGTGCGAGTAGGAAACCAGCTTGTTCCTGTCGGACTTGTAAACCAAAAGCATGAACCAACGCTCTTTCCTACTGTTTTGCGCCCAGAAACAGAAACATATATCATTCCAAGTACTTGGAGTGAAACCGGTGTCATAGCGTATGGAAAAATTGGCAAGAGCGATTTTGACTACCATATCGGTATCATCAATGCTTTAAATGCGAACAATGCAGATGCCGCTGCTTCAGGAAAAAAATGGATACGGAATGGTCGATGGGGCTCAGCAAATAAAGCGACGATGCAAAAACTTGCTCTTACCGGACGACTGGACTATAGTGGCGTAGAAGGATTGACGGTAGGAGGGTCCTTTTACTATGGCAGCGGTTCAAACGCAAAAACAAATGTACCTGATACTTCTTTGTTTATTTATGATCTACACGCGATGTATCAAAAAGATGCTTTTATGTTTCGAGGACTTTTTACGCAAGCCTTTTTGGATAATGCCAAAAATATAGCACCTTCTGCACCTAAAAAAGCGCAAGGGTACTATCTTAATGCGGAATATGATGTTTTGAGCTTGGTGGGTTCTTCTTTTCGTCTTCCTGTTTTCATACAATATGAAAACTACAATCCCGTCAAAGAGACAGCCAATGGGCAAAACGAGATGAATGATATTGAAAACTGGACGTTTGGTTTCAATTTTTATCCACATGAGCAAGTGGTTTTGAAAGCAGATTATCAGATAAAGGACAATAATGATGGCAGTGACAAAGTCGATACGGTTTCCCTCGGGCTTGGTTTCATTTTCTAA